TTTGTCCGTACATCTCATCTCACCATCTCAGTCGTTCGTCATGCGATTATGAAAACGTGCGCAATGGTGGTCGAGTCGTTGCCAATTAAAAGAAGAGTTTCCAATTCAAAGAAATCTCTGTGCGCCTTTGAGACTGGCCATATGGCGGACTTTTATTAGTCAGTTGGTGGCTTTATGACAACCTCCTATTGGTTGGTTTTCCACGCTGGCTGTGGCTAGTTCTAAGACATATTATATCAGCTTAGATACAATAATTGCGTTATTTGCAAACCTAATGCATTTCCAGGGCAAAGAATAAGCATTCCAACAACCCAACAGACGGTGTAAAATATCTGTCCTCCGTGCTTTTGTTTTCGAATTTTGGAAAAATTTACGAATCTTGCTCAGCCCGAGTTCcccaattataaataaataattgcaGAGAAATTTACATCAGGACATACTGTTAGATGCCTTGATGCTGCTCCGCGAGTAACTATATCCCACTCCGCCGTCCCGCCGAAGAAAAACGTTGGTTGGGTAATCCCAAGAAGCCGTCGCCCGGACCCCACGAATCCCACCCACCTCCGTCATCTTCCGAAACTCGCCTCCCTTCCAAAACccgcaatctctctctctctctctgtgagcAGAGCTCCCGCGTGATAATAACAAGAAATAAATCATCACCAGACCAAGATTTCAGCTCAGCGTAGCTCATCAGAGAGGATGATCACGAATCGACCTCCCACCGTGAAGAAAACAGCCTTTGCTTCCATTCTTTCCTTCTACCTGCCGACGCCGACCCCTCAACCCCCcgaatcctcctcctcctccccctccccctctacAAAGACCCCTGACCCCAAGATGCCTTCCCTTAGGGCTAGGGTTGGGATCTCCCACTACCACCAACAGCagcgggaggaggaggagtacgAGGACGAGGATGATGGAGTCCGGCGTTCCCCTCTGCAACGCCTGCGGCGAGCCCGTGGGCTCTTCGTCCAGTGGCGAGGTCTTCGTCGCTTGCCATGGTTGCAACTACCCACTATGCCGGCCCTGTCTCGACCGTGAGATCAAAGAGGGGCGTCAGAGCTGCCTCAGGTGCGGGGAGCCTTACGTCCACGCCGCCTTGGGTATGTTGCTTGATCTTTGCGACTTTGCTTGAGATATTTCGTCTCTTTGTGATGTTAGGCATTTGGCTTTGGCTGAAGCGGTGGATTGATGGTTGCTTGAGTTTGAGAGATGTTTCAGGTGTTCTTATTTGTttaacggaaaaaaaaaaagaaaaaaaacaagccTTTTGCGTAGAATTTGTAGAAACTGTGTTCTTGGTTGGTCGAATACATTATACATTAGTTGTTGGCATTATAACGAACAGATAACAGTCACTTCCCCCCATCTTTTGGTTATCTAAATATATATCCTTCTTGATTCCTTCAAGACTTACAAATCAACCCTTTTTTTGGGTAGCTTTTCCTGTCTTCATTAATTTTGTTACGCCTCAATAAAAAGGACTTTGTTTTGCAATTAACTTTTTCATTTTATAGTTAGATCTTGGTAGAACAGATTTTGTAGTTCTAACTGGATGATACTCTCTGTGAACAAAATTTCATGATTCTTTTTCGATGTATTAATAATGGTACATGAAATCTTCAGAAAAAGCGGATGTCAATTATGAGGATCAAGGTGCAAGATCGACACTGGCATCTCATCTCGAAGATTATGAGGTGGACTGATCATTAAGCATCCTTTTAACATTTTGTCTGACAAAggcatttttttgaaaaatagtttGGTTTATTTCTTGAGACATCATTATGCCATTCCAaccatcatatttaatttgttaGGAACTTTGATAAGATCTTGCTATGCCCTTTAACTTTTACAGGATGAAGGAGGTCATGCCAGAAACTTGAGCAGCCTCTCTATGGTTGAAAGTGGTAGGTATTTTCATCTTTGACTATCAAGTTGAGTTGTTAGTTAGCTTCATTAGTAATAATTATAGTCCTGATAAAACTTGGCTTCATGTTGTATTATTCAAAGAGACAAATGGGGAATCTGGGAATCCAATATGGAAGAACAGAGTAGAGAgttggaaggagaagaagaaagagaagaaatctTCAAAGAAGGATGGAAAAACTCAAATTCCAGTGGAGCAGCATATGGAAGAGAATGAGTAAGGACACAATGAGcataaagaaaattaaatgaATTGTTTTAAGTAAAGCATGCTTTCTTCAATGAATTGAAGGATTATTTCTTATTTAAAGGGTTATTCATTATTCAAAAGCACCACATTGATCACCCTAATTGGCGTCTTTCTACAGATCTTTAGAAGCCTGGCAGCCACTTTCAAGCGTCGTTCCAATTTCGCGTAATAAGCTTACACCTTACAGGGCTGTGATTATAATGAGACTGATAGTTCTTGGGCTCTTCTTCCATTATAGAATAACCAATCCTGTTGACAGTGCTTATGGTCTTTGGCTAACGTCAGTCATATGTGAGATTTGGTTTGCATTCTCTTGGGTCTTGGATCAATTTCCTAAGTGGTTGCCTATCGATAGAGAGACATATATTGACAGGCTGTCTGCAAGGTATGCATCTGAAACTGCGGAAAATATGGAAATCACTTAAATACAGTAATAGGATGACTAAGACAACTATGTCACGAACGATGACGTTCTCTTATTTCAGAAAGCTGCCTAAAGAACTTACTGTTTTTTGAGGCTGGTTATGATATGGCTGAAATGTTCCAAACCTTATTTAAGGTTTAGGTTTTAATGTTGAATTTTTGTTTCAGCAAACCAAGTAGTCAAACACTTTAAGCTGAGAGCAATCATTCACCGTAATTGAGTTttaaaaaataaggaaaaatattttttagcaaaaattagaaaataattgaATTAATAATAAATTGACATTTACACAATAATGAACACACCTTTGTATGCACATAGTATTCATGTTTTGTTTTCCATTTGTGCATGTAGTTGGTATAGATCATATCACTTGTGCAGTGACTATTGAGGATAAATAATCTTGGCATATTGTGATTATTTGATGTTACTCTAAACAATTATGTTTCAGAATTGTAGTATGACATGAGAACGGAAAGAATATATATGAATGAtgctaaattttgaataatattttCAAATACCTACCAAGTTATTAATTATCATTCACCACCATGCACCCACAATTGTGAAGTGAGTTATGAAGATATTCCTCATCATCATTCTCTTTTCAAATCCTATGGATCCATGATTTTCAATCGGAACTAGTTGCATACCTGTCATTTTATTGTAAAGGCCAGGGTGCATAGGCAGTCCAAGGTGGGTTCTGCTGTATTATGATGCTTTAGTCGGTTGGTCCCATAACATCGCACGTGTGAGAAAAATCTAGTAGCAATTGACACATAGAGCACATTTACCAATCTGTATTTCCTGTTGGTGCTCCAggcaaaactaaaagaaaatagATTTCTAACCAATTTAATTTACCTTATCGTGTATATTAACTAAAtatcttaactaaaatcaaagaGTTTTCTCAGAAACAAGAATAAAACATGAAGCTTAGAAAAAGCCTTTTGGAAAACCTAGCAGCTTATTCAACAATAAGATATTGAAGCAACCAATTTATCTCTAGAAAAAAGAAGCAAGTAATTCATGAGGATGGCCTTTGCATCTTAGTATTTTTTATTCACATTATGTTTCCTTCTGATATTTTAGATTCTAAAGATATAAActgcttttaaaaatttaagtaCCAGTCCATCAATAAAGTGTCTGTACAGTCCTGTGGCATGTGGGTCCATTCTTATTCTTGCTATAACTGAATTTTCATCAGCATGCTTTAGGCTGCCAATTTCTTATATGTTTCAAAGCATGCTATGCGAAACTTGTTTCTTGTAAAATGTTTTTAAGCTAGTTTAAAGTACATAAGGTTTTGCCTCCTCCAGAAAACTGGGCACCCTAGTCATTATCCTACATCTGGTTTCGTATTTCTTattctcttcctcctttttgCTTGTGGGTGGCTATGCAGCATGTTTTTTGGTTTACTCTGTTGGCTATGCTTAAATATTTGAATCTAAGTATTCATAAGTTTTTTAGTTATTGAAATTGATTATGTGGTAGCTGGATGTGAAACAGAACTCTAGAAACACAGTAATTGTCTAAATGCAATAATTTTGACTTAATTCTCTACTTTTAGATATGAAAATAATGGTGAAGACAATGGGCTTGCTGCTGTGGACTTCTTTGTTAGTACGGTGGATCCCTTAAAAGAACCCCCACTGATTACTGCAAACACTGTGCTATCAATTCTTGCGGTGGACTATCCTGTTGACAAAGTCTCTTGCTATGTATCTGATGATGGTTCTGCTATGCTCACCTTTGAGACTCTTGCAGAAACGGCAGAGTTTGCAAGAAAGTGGATCCCATTTTGTAAAAAGTATTCAATTGAACCACGGGCACCTGAGTTCTACTTTTCACAGAAAATTGACTACTTGAAGGATAAAGTACAGCCATCTTTTGTCAAGGAGCGTAGAGCTATGAAAGTGAGTAGTTGAGTGGAAGCTAAGACTTTATCTAAATTTCTCAATCtcttttgctttatcaatcgtTACTTTGTGTTCTCATAGTTAGGCTATTCAGATGTGGTCTTGGAAAGTTGCAGTAAAATATATGACAAAAATGCAGTGTAAAAATGAAGGTAACAGATTAGTAATGGTTTCATTTTGTCACAGAGAGATTATGAAGAGTACAAGGTGAGGATAAATGCTTTAGTTGCTAAGGCTCAGAAGACACCAGAAGAAGGATGGGTTATGCAAGACGGAACATCATGGCCAGGGAATAATCCACGTGACCACCCTGGCATGATTCAGGTTCAtcactttcttttcttgtttcttttcagTTTATCCCAAATAATGACAAGTCTATATACGAGTTCATAAGTTGCTCCCTTAGGGATCATAGTGAACAACTGAGCAGGAAATGGCTGTATATATCTAACCATGCATTTTCATTTACCTTTCTtgtgattttatttatgctatttGATTGACAACTTATATTCTCGTTTGATTATTTGGCTGCTGATATTTAGGAAGATATTACAAACTTTTTGCCACTCACAGCACTTGCTGGTCGCTGTCTAGAACCATAATGTTTATAATCAGTGAAAATAGACTGAAACTTGCAGCCAGGATTTTGTTTTTAATCCAGCATATTTTGTAGGTTTTTCTTGGAGATAGTGGTGTTCCTGACATAGAAGGAAATGTTCTTCCTCGGCTTGTCTATgtttcaagagagaagagaccTGGATACCAGCATCATAAAAAGGCCGGTGCCATGAATGCGCTGGTATATGTTGTCATTGTTGAAATGTGAAACTCTTTataattcttttatttctataCTCGTACTTGTAATTTACCAAGTATTAAATCATACAGGTTCGGGTATCAGCAATCCTGACAAATGCTCCATACATTCTTAACCTTGATTGTGATCACTATGTCAATAACAGCAAAGCAGTTCGTGAGGCAATGTGTTTCATGATGGATCCACAAGTTGGGAGGGATGTCTGTTATGTTCAGTTTCCTCAGAGATTTGATGGTATTGATCGCAGTGATCGATATGCCAATCGGAACATTGTCTTTTTTGATGTAAGCTCAAGAAATTAATTCCCTGTGTTATACATTTTCTTATCCTATTTTTATTACTGAGGGCATTTCTACCATATGCAGATTAACATGAAAGGCCTTGATGGCATCCAAGGACCAGTTTATGTGGGAACTGGTTGTGTTTTTAATCGGCAGGCACTTTATGGGTATGGACCACCATCTTTACCAGCCCTTCCAAAGTCTTCATGTTGTTCatggtgctgctgctgccgccgcTCTAAGAAAGCTCCCAAAGATCAAACTGAAGTTTATCGAGACTCTAGAAGGGAGGATCTCAATGCTGCCATATTTAATCTAAGAGAAATTGATAGTGAGTATAGTTCAGATAATCTCATTTTGGAAATTTGAATTGCTTGCATTGTTTATTATTAATCTTGGGTTACTTAATGCAGATTATGATGAATATGAGAGGTCTTTATTGATCTCCCAGATGAGCTTTGAGAAGACTTTTGGGCTTTCTTCAGTGTTCATCGAATCAACTTTAATGGAGAATGGGGGAGTGGCTGAGTCTGCAAATCCATCAACACTGATAAAAGAAGCAATTCATGTCATTAGCTGTGGATATGAGGAGAAAACTGAATGGGGAAAGGAGGTGAGCCCTGTGCTGCCTTTTGTATTGGTTACATGCTTAATAAAGAAAACTCATTTAAGTGAGGAAATATGTCTTGTTTTTGTTTGGCTTATTTTCAAAAGTTATTTTGACCTTTTGTTTGGTTTATTTTCGAAAGTTATATCGACTATTTGActaaagaatttttgaagactTGGAATTTAGTCTTTGATATATTTGTACACCATCATGAACAAATAAGGAGACAGTGGTTCAGCATATTCTGGATGTTGAGTTTAGTTCTAGGATTTATAAAGGTTGATTATGTGCTTTGGTGGGGACATCTGGCTGGTCTTTTGCTCGACATTTACTACATGTTTAGATTTGCAAAATTCAAGTTTCACAAAAAACCTGTCTCAACATTCATGTTTCCAAACTTTAGGGTGTGCATctaattcttcttcttttttttgttttcttaaaacTCGATCACATTACAATGCTAGAGTGAGCTATCAATTTCAGAATCTCATATGCCATTAACAAGGCAACATTGGACATCTGAGTAATTGGCATCTATAGCTTTCAGTCTCAGATTGAACCTGTGCAATGGGAGATCTGtccatttttgtcctttctttctttcttttctttttagtcATTTTTGATACTAGGTGAGTTACAAAGTGGTGGTCCTCTATATAAATGGCAATGTCTTTTttggaggagaaaaaaaaattggttcaTATCTGTCAAGCTGACAAGAAACTTGGCTATATTGACTGAGCTCAATATGTGGGAATGACCTACAATTTCCAAATCTAGATTCTGATTTCTGACATTCATTGAACCATCTTTTAAGCCAACTTTGTTCACAAGTTACTTGGTTAAACCTTGAAGCGTACATCTACCTTTTTTCCAGtgaaatttcataaattttcataTAAATCCACTAAGATTTTCATACAAATTCAGTAGCATTTGTTTATCGGATCTTTTAATTTCAAGtctcaattttttatttatgattATTCACAACAAGTAATTTCCCAAGATTTTGATCTACAGCTCTATGCTGATATGAACAAAGCATCTCAAAGTAGAATGGCTATATATAAGCCAGAACAACTAATTATCTTTCCATTTTGATTTGTAAAGTCtattattaattaaatctaCATCTGGTTATATGCTCTACAACTTTGATAAATCCTACCTTTGTTCATGGTGCTACTGAGGTTAAGGTTCATTGCCAGACTATTTGGTGTTCTTTATTTATATCAGAATATAAGCTACTCTCTTGATATCTGACATGCGACAGTGTTGTCCTGCTTTTCTTCAGATTGGTTGGATATATGGATCTGTCACAGAAGATATCCTGTCAGGATTTAAGATGCATTGCCGTGGATGGAGATCAATCTACTGCATGCCATTGAGACCTGCTTTCAAAGGATCGGCACCCATCAACCTCTCTGATCGTCTTCACCAGGTTCTTCGCTGGGCTCTTGGTTCTGTTGAGATCTTCCTTAGCCGGCACTGCCCGCTTTGGTATGGATACGGGGGTGGCCGTCTCAAATGGCTTCAAAGATTGGCTTATATAAATACCATCGTCTATCCGTTCACATCCCTCCCTCTCATTGCTTACTGCTCTTTACCTGCCATTTGCTTGCTTACTGGGAAGTTTATCATTCCAACGGTAATGAGCTGTCCTTTCCTATCTTATTATTGTTCCAACAGATACTTTACTCTTGGTAATAAAGTCATTCCCGTTTTATTGAGTTGCTGATAGTGTTTCCTGCTTCCTTTCTTGATCACTGCAGCTTTCCAACATTGCAAGTGTCTGGTTCCTTGGGCTCTTCATCTCCATCATTTTGACGAGCATTCTGGAGCTTCGGTGGAGTGGTGTGGGCATTGAAGACTGGTGGCGTAATGAACAGTTCTGGGTGATTGGAGGTGTCTCTGCACATCTCTTTGCAGTCTTTCAGGGATTTCTAAAGATGATGGCAGGCCTTGACACCAATTTCACCGTAACAGCAAAAGCTTCAGATGATGCTGAGTTTGGCGAGCTCTATGTGTTCAAGTGGACGACACTCTTAATTCCTCCAACGACCCTTCTCATTCTGAATATTGTGGGCGTCGTTGCAGGATTTTCAGATGCCTTGAACAGTGGATATGAATCTTGGGGGCCTCTTTTTGGGAAAGTTTTCTTTGCTTTATGGGTGATACTACATCTTTATCCTTTCCTCAAGGGTCTCATGGGGAAGCAGAATCGCACCCCTACTATTGTTGTGCTGTGGTCAGTGCTACTGGCGTCAGTTTTCTCCCTTCTCTGGGTGAAGATTGATCCATTCCTGACCAGCTCAGATAGTTCCACATCCGAAGGCTGCATTTCCATCGATTGTTGAGCTCATCAAGGTGGATATGAAATTTGATGTCTTTTTTGTGTCAGGGGAGCTCTCAGAATGGGTTCCAATAAGTTAGCaggaaccaaaaaagaaaaaaaaaatctgattggTATGTGGAGATGAACTTAATCTTTATATAGTGCAAGAGTTCTGGTG
This portion of the Phoenix dactylifera cultivar Barhee BC4 chromosome 11, palm_55x_up_171113_PBpolish2nd_filt_p, whole genome shotgun sequence genome encodes:
- the LOC103708978 gene encoding cellulose synthase A catalytic subunit 4 [UDP-forming], whose amino-acid sequence is MMESGVPLCNACGEPVGSSSSGEVFVACHGCNYPLCRPCLDREIKEGRQSCLRCGEPYVHAALEKADVNYEDQGARSTLASHLEDYEDEGGHARNLSSLSMVESETNGESGNPIWKNRVESWKEKKKEKKSSKKDGKTQIPVEQHMEENESLEAWQPLSSVVPISRNKLTPYRAVIIMRLIVLGLFFHYRITNPVDSAYGLWLTSVICEIWFAFSWVLDQFPKWLPIDRETYIDRLSARYENNGEDNGLAAVDFFVSTVDPLKEPPLITANTVLSILAVDYPVDKVSCYVSDDGSAMLTFETLAETAEFARKWIPFCKKYSIEPRAPEFYFSQKIDYLKDKVQPSFVKERRAMKRDYEEYKVRINALVAKAQKTPEEGWVMQDGTSWPGNNPRDHPGMIQVFLGDSGVPDIEGNVLPRLVYVSREKRPGYQHHKKAGAMNALVRVSAILTNAPYILNLDCDHYVNNSKAVREAMCFMMDPQVGRDVCYVQFPQRFDGIDRSDRYANRNIVFFDINMKGLDGIQGPVYVGTGCVFNRQALYGYGPPSLPALPKSSCCSWCCCCRRSKKAPKDQTEVYRDSRREDLNAAIFNLREIDNYDEYERSLLISQMSFEKTFGLSSVFIESTLMENGGVAESANPSTLIKEAIHVISCGYEEKTEWGKEIGWIYGSVTEDILSGFKMHCRGWRSIYCMPLRPAFKGSAPINLSDRLHQVLRWALGSVEIFLSRHCPLWYGYGGGRLKWLQRLAYINTIVYPFTSLPLIAYCSLPAICLLTGKFIIPTLSNIASVWFLGLFISIILTSILELRWSGVGIEDWWRNEQFWVIGGVSAHLFAVFQGFLKMMAGLDTNFTVTAKASDDAEFGELYVFKWTTLLIPPTTLLILNIVGVVAGFSDALNSGYESWGPLFGKVFFALWVILHLYPFLKGLMGKQNRTPTIVVLWSVLLASVFSLLWVKIDPFLTSSDSSTSEGCISIDC